The Antedon mediterranea chromosome 11, ecAntMedi1.1, whole genome shotgun sequence genome window below encodes:
- the LOC140062954 gene encoding adhesion G-protein coupled receptor D1-like — MILMQFLFLFGIEKTGNKTICTIVSICLHLTSLNAFTWMCGEAVYLYFKVSPKPSRHNRLRYYMFLCYGIPLVIVFCTSVARSVSETNIRNICWLESTMRWAFIAPAILIVMINTVIMGLVVNIIYQRSGKMMGNSSRETPKLKRLRKAAKGTAMLLPIMGTTWLIGPFVLTTPVMEYLFVLLTGSQGIFIFLVYCLFDSEVKDCFQKRFNKTRVWPFNTSTTMTTV; from the exons ATGATTCTGATGCAGTTTCTATTTCTCTTCGGAATTGAAAAGACTGGAAATAAG ACGATTTGTACGATAGTAAGCATATGTCTTCATCTTACTTCTCTCAATGCTTTTACTTGGATGTGTGGCGAAGCTGTATACTTGTATTTTAAAGTATCTCCAAAACCAAGCCGACATAACCGACTTAGATATTATATGTTCTTGTGCTATGGAATCCCACTAGTCATTGTGTTTTGTACTTCTGTGGCAAGATCCGTATCCGAGACCAACATTCGTAACAT ctGCTGGCTAGAGTCGACAATGAGATGGGCCTTCATAGCACCTGCAATACTGATTGTCATg attAACACAGTTATCATGGGTCTTGTTGTAAACATAATTTACCAACGATCTGGGAAAATGATGGGAAATTCAAGCAGAGAGACGCCCAAACTCAAACGACTGcg AAAAGCTGCTAAAGGCACGGCTATGCTATTGCCAATTATGGGAACAACCTGGCTTATTGGTCCGTTTGTTCTCACGACGCCAGTCATGGAATATCTATTTGTCCTGCTTACCGGTAGTCAGGGAATCTTCATATTTCTTGTCTATTGTCTTTTTGACAGTGAG gtAAAAGACTGCTTTCAGAAACGTTTTAACAAAACTCGAGTGTGGCCATTTAATACCAGCACGACCATGACGACTGTTTAA